Proteins encoded in a region of the Podarcis muralis chromosome 2, rPodMur119.hap1.1, whole genome shotgun sequence genome:
- the LOC144326790 gene encoding vomeronasal type-2 receptor 26-like has product MRRGGTRYWQYLSFLLAIQEVNQNPRLLPNITLGYNIHQNFFDGRVTIEALVDLLSTGQANVPNYSCGGQNNLLAVLEGADSPNSIQISRMLSIYNIPQINYAFVSHVMNDKRLFPFLYPMVPKEEALYPGIVKLLHHFRWMFIGLLTQDTDNGERFMKNLMPLLTQNGICVAISQSIPHVKTNYVIDILPFENWRQVNVFFYYVETSYFVAGVVHAEQIFHRLLKPTAGKVLITTITWDISFELTYRGFSFRHIHGIFSFFLGTNKWAQYDYSLPFFSTITKFWKHAFNCSYLKHALSVKGWTRCREREKLEMLPEDYLERILSLDSYRIYNAVQAVAHALNAAYSSRSNRRVMVSLEVQKLQSWQLHPFLGNAQFYNSSMDKVYLDENGELAADLDIVNWVVFPNKSILRVKFGSIKRRGSPDVQFTIDRDAIVWPKWLNQTLPPSRCVESCRPGFLKLVQEGKPLCCYDCMSCAEGTISTQEDAEHCTSCPEDQQPNKARDQCVHKIITFLAYEEPLGVVLASFSLFLFLATGFVLGTFIKYKKTPLVKANNRDLSYILLVSLLLSFLSSFLFIGQPRKATCLLQQMAFSTIFSVAVSSLLAKTITVVLAFLATKPGNRVKKWLGKSLANSIIISCSSVQVVICIIWLCISPPFPESDMSSQAGEIILQCNEGSIAMFYAALSYMGFLASICFMVAFLARNLPGAFNEAKLITFSMLVFCSVWVSFVPTYQSTKGKYMVAVQVFSILASSAGLLGCIFIPKCYIIVLRPDMNTKAYLTTKTNLESF; this is encoded by the exons ATGCG gagagGGGGGACAAGGTACTGGCAATACCTGTCCTTCTTGCTTGCCATTCAAGAAGTCAACCAGAAccccaggctcttacccaacatcactcTGGGCTACAACATCCACCAGAACTTTTTTGATGGAAGGGTGACAATCGAAGCTTTGGTAGACTTGCTCTCTACTGGGCAGGCAAATGTTCCAAACTACAGCTGTGGAGGGCAGAATAATCTGCTCGCTGTTCTCGAAGGAGCCGACTCTCCAAACTCCATCCAGATTTCAAGAATGTTGAGCATCTATAACATCCCACAG aTCAATTACGCTTTTGTCTCTCATGTGATGAATGACAAGAGGCTGTTCCCTTTTCTCTACCCGATGGTCCCCAAAGAAGAAGCCCTGTACCCAGGGATTGTCAAGCTGCTCCATCACTTCAGATGGATGTTCATTGGCCTTCTTACTCAAGACACCGACAATGGAGAGAGGTTCATGAAGAATTTGATGCCTTTGCTCACCCAGAATGGCATTTGTGTTGCCATCTCACAAAGCATTCCACATGTCAAAACAAATTATGTGATTGATATTCTTCCATTCGAAAACTGGAGACAAGTCAACGTATTTTTTTACTATGTAGAAACATCTTACTTTGTAGCAGGAGTGGTACATGCAGAACAAATATTCCACCGGTTGTTAAAACCCACTGCAGGGAAAGTCTTGATCACAACTATTACGTGGGACATTTCCTTCGAGTTAACATACAGAGGTTTCTCTTTCCGACACATCCatggtattttttctttcttccttggaACAAATAAATGGGCACAATATGATTACTCTCTTCCCTTTTTCTCCACTATCACTAAGTTTTGGAAACATGCCTTTAATTGTTCATATTTAAAGCATGCCTTGTCAGTGAAAGGCTGGacaagatgcagagagagagagaaactggagATGTTGCCTGAAGATTATCTGGAAAGAATCCTCTCTCTAGACAGCTACAGGATTTACAACGCCGTCCAAGCTGTGGCGCATGCCTTAAATGCGGCATATTCCTCTAGGTCAAACAGGAGGGTCATGGTCAGTCTGGAAGTTCAAAAGCTACAGtcatggcag CTCCACCCTTTCCTGGGAAACGCCCAGTTTTACAATTCTTCCATGGACAAAGTGTATTTGGATGAGAACGGGGAACTGGCAGCCGACCTGGACATTGTAAACTGGGTGGTGTTTCCCAATAAGTCCATCCTCAGGGTCAAGTTTGGGAGTATCAAGAGACGAGGATCCCCAGACGTACAGTTCACAATTGATCGGGATGCCATTGTGTGGCCCAAATGGCTCAACCAG ACCCTGCCTCCCTCCAGGTGTGTGGAAAGTTGTCGCCCCGGATTTCTCAAGCTGGTTCAGGAAGGGAAGCCACTCTGCTGCTATGACTGCATGTCCTGCGCAGAAGGGACCATCTCCACTCAGGAAG ATGCAGAGCATTGCACCAGCTGCCCAGAAGATCAACAACCAAACAAGGCCAGAGATCAATGTGTCCACAAGATTATcaccttcctggcttatgaagaacctttgggggtCGTCCTAgcttccttttccctcttcttaTTCTTAGCTACAGGCTTTGTGTTAGGAACCTTCATTAAGTACAAAAAAACTCCcttagtcaaagccaacaaccgagaCCTCTCCTATAttctcctcgtctccctcctgctttcctttctgtcctccttcctcttcatcgggcagCCAAGGAAAGCGACATGCCTTCTGCAACAAATGGCCTTCAGCACCATCTTCTCAGTTGCCGTCTCTTCtttgttggcaaaaaccatcactgtggttctagcctttctggccacaaagccagggaacagAGTGAAgaaatggctggggaagagtctggccaactccattatCATTTCCTGCTCCAGTGTCCAAGTTGTCATCTGCATCATCTGGCTGTgtatctctcccccattcccagagtctGACATGAGCTCCCAGGCtggagagatcatcctgcaatgcaatgaagggtctatTGCCATGTTTTATGCTGCCCttagctacatgggcttcctggcctccATCTGCTTcatggtggctttcctagccaggaaccTGCCTGgagccttcaatgaagccaagctgatcaccttcagcatgctggtcttctgcagtgtttgggtctcctttgtgcccacctaccagagcaccaaagggaaatacatggtagccgtgcaggtcttctctatcttggcctccagtgctgggcttctgggctgcatcttcattcctaaatgctacattattgtactGAGGCCAGATATGAATACAAAGGCATATTTAACCACAAAAACTAATTTGGAAAGCTTCTGA
- the LOC114592468 gene encoding uncharacterized protein LOC114592468, translating to MHAVCLGPVGALGAHVASRGRRTSERTQERGRLGTRIPSNTKSDQKTEAQRTHLDHGSLFWSFPGVCPGLKMERDVPDGSSQRESPGKSIRDNVNRKPRMGFEGESESPEAVHCGGAHQRAALRQVKEEPEDGLGQSWEAQWQEFLKTVESPHSEWGVPQLPEEPTPWDDAQAFLASFERVAKACRWPKAEWAVRLLPALSGEAELAFSSLEAGDKENYGKVKAIILRWDALTRERWRQHFRCFRYKEAEGPRGVCGQLQELCRQWLKVERHSKEQILELLILEQFLTVLPPEIQSWVREHSPETCSQAVALAEEFLLRQREAERLDNQVLFEEDEEEEGSSEVDHTPPDAVQRPANVETKQEDGSHYDGDPCPSAGNGWMTADEEEKYLPEDSDTVAPRGTSAWKESLSPCHELNSSSASQERMRCCQEIRPAQEAELSISCGEGPQVPSEPTIQIEIDADDVGENEEERELPGILSGRDGHEQLKEILWNRDGPQMEEGNHTGKKKHRSIPYQDGNFYDIPDQQEQAENRRVKGLDICWRIHTEEKPDQTLVFGKSFTEGGNLPEFQNLCEEQKPYKCFVCGKCFTRSTNLTSHQRIHTGEKPYGCPDCSKRFSSQSDLIKHKRIHRGEKPYRCFVCGKSFSQGGHLTSHQRIHTGEKPYKCLECGKNFSKNTNLTLHQRIHTGEKPYKCLECGKSFTWNSNLTSHQRIHTGEKPFRCSDCSKSFCNHSTLIKHMRIHTGEKPYKCFVCAKSFSQSSSLTAHKRIHTGEKPYKCSECGKSYSKNTNLISHQRIHTVGKVRK from the exons ATGCATGCAGTTTGCTTGGGGCCGGTGGGTGCTCTTGGGGCGCACGTGGCGTCACGGGGGAGACGCACGTCTGAACGGACGCAGGAACGGGGAAGATTGGGGACGCGCATCCCTTCAAACACCAAGTCGGATCAGAAG aCAGAAGCTCAGCGCACCCACCTCGATCACGGTAGTTTATTCTGGAGTTTTCCGGGAGTTTGTCCTGGGTTGAAAATGGAAAGGGATGTTCCTGACGGCAGTTCGCAAAGGGAAAGCCCCGGGAAATCCATTCGCGACAATGTAAACCGCAAACCCCGGATGGGCTTCGAGGGAGAAAGCGAATCCCCTGAAGCAGTGCATTGTGGGGGAGCGCACCAGAGAGCGGCTCTGCGCCAGGTGAAGGAGGAGCCGGAAGATGGTTTGGGCCAGTCCTGGGAAGCCCAGTGGCAGGAGTTTTTGAAGACGGTAGAGTCCCCTCACTCGGAATGGGGGGTCCCCCAGTTGCCGGAGGAGCCCACCCCCTGGGACGATGCCCAGGCCTTCTTGGCCTCCTTCGAGCGAGTGGCCAAAGCCTGCCGGTGGCCCAAGGCCGAGTGGGCGGTCCGTCTGCTGCCGGCCCTCAGCGGGGAAGCCGAGCTGGCCTTCAGCAGCCTGGAGGCCGGAGACAAGGAGAATTATGGGAAAGTGAAGGCCATCATCCTGCGATGGGATGCCCTCACGAGGGAGAGGTGGCGCCAGCACTTCCGCTGCTTCCGCTACAAGGAGGCCGAGGGGCCGCGAGGGGTTTGCGGGCAGCTCCAAGAGCTCTGCCGCCAGTGGCTGAAGGTGGAGAGGCACtccaaggagcagatcctggagctgctgatcctggagcagttcctgaccGTCCTTCCGCCGGAGAtccagagctgggtgagggagcaCAGCCCGGAAACCtgctcccaggcggtggccctggccgaggaGTTCTTGTTGAGGCAGCGAGAGGCCGAGAGACTGGATAACCAG GTATTATttgaggaggacgaggaggaagaGGGTTCATCTGAAGTTGACCACACCCCTCCTGATGCTGTGCAGAGGCCGGCCAACGTGGAAACCAAGCAGGAAGATGGCAGCCACTACGATGGGGATCCGTGCCCATCGG CAGGCAATGGATGGATGACcgcagatgaggaggagaaatatTTGCCCGAAGATTCTGACACGGTGGCGCCACGTGGGACTTCAGCATGGAAAGAGAGTCTTTCCCCGTGTCACGAGCTCAATAGTTCCTCAGCAAGTCAGGAAAGAATGAGGTGCTGTCAGGAAATCCGCCCAGCACAGGAAGCAGAACTATCCATTTCCTGTGGGGAAGGTCCCCAGGTCCCCAGTGAACCCACGATCCAAATAGAGATTGATGCTG ATGATGTGGGGGAGAACGAGGAAGAACGGGAATTACCTGGGATATTGTCCGGAAGAGATGGGCATGAACAGTTGAAGGAGATCCTTTGGAATCGAGATGGACCACAGATGGAGGAAGGCAACCACACAGGGAAAAAGAAACACCGATCCATTCCTTATCAGGATGGGAACTTTTATGACATCCCAGATCAACAAGAACAGGCAGAAAACAGGAGGGTCAAGGGCCTCGATATTTGTTGGAGAATACACACAGAAGAGAAACCAGACCAGACCTTAGTGTTTGGGAAGAGCTTCACTGAGGGCGGAAATCTTCCGGAATTTCAAAATCTCTGTGAAGAGCAGAAACCGTACAAATGCTTtgtgtgtggaaagtgcttcacacGGAGTACCAACCTTACTTcacatcaaagaatccacacaggggagaagccctatggCTGCCCAGACTGTAGCAAGAGGTTTTCTAGTCAGTCAGATCTTATTAAGCATAAGAGAATTCACAGAGGAGAGAAACCGTACAGATGCTTTgtgtgtgggaagagctttagcCAGGGTGGGCACCTCACCTCGCAccaaagaatccacacaggggagaagccctataaatgcttggagtgtgggaagaacttTAGCAAGAACACCAACCTTACTCTgcaccagagaatccacacaggggagaaaccatacaaatgtctagagtgtgggaagagcttcacttgGAATTCAAACCTTACCTCCCACcagagaattcacacaggggagaaaccgttcaGATGCTCAGATTGTAGCAAGAGCTTCTGCAATCACTCGACGCTTATTAAGCACATgcgaatccacacaggggagaagccctataaatgctttgtgtgtgcaaaaagcttcagtcagagctctagCCTCACGGCACACaagagaatccacacgggggagaaaccgtataagtgttctgaatgtgggaagagctatAGCAAAAACACAAATCTTATTTCACATCAGAGAATTCACACAGTGGGAAAAGTGCGTAAGTAA